A genomic stretch from Sphingomonas faeni includes:
- the xylA gene encoding xylose isomerase encodes MSDFFADIPQIKYEGPDSTNELAYRFYDKDKMVLGKRMEDHLRFAACFWHTFCWPGSDVFGGGTFDRPWHRGANDSAAAAMKREVAFEFFKTLDVPYYCFHDVDVMADANDITEHRKFFAEAVDHLEQLQAASGRKLLWGTANLFSHPRFAAGGATNPDPEVFAFGAMQVRDALEATHRLGGQNYVLWGGREGYETLLNTDMKRELDNFGRFLSLVVEHKHKIGFTGTILIEPKPFEPTKHQYDFDTATVYGFLKRYGLENEVKVNIEANHATLASHTFEHEIATAAALGIFGSIDANRGDPQNGWDTDQFPNSVEELTLANLEIIRAGGFTTGGFNFDAKVRRQSMDPADLFYGHVGAIDVVAKGLLNAAKLIEDGRIDAIKTKRYAGWDGEFGGAIGGLDLAGIADLAIERGIDPKPVSGQQERIENLINRVL; translated from the coding sequence ATGTCCGACTTCTTCGCCGATATCCCCCAGATCAAATATGAGGGCCCCGACAGCACCAACGAGCTGGCGTACCGGTTCTACGACAAGGACAAGATGGTCCTCGGCAAGCGCATGGAGGATCACCTCCGCTTCGCCGCATGCTTCTGGCACACCTTCTGCTGGCCCGGCTCCGATGTGTTCGGCGGCGGCACGTTCGATCGTCCGTGGCACCGTGGCGCCAACGACAGCGCCGCCGCGGCGATGAAGCGCGAGGTCGCGTTCGAGTTCTTCAAGACGCTCGACGTGCCCTATTACTGCTTCCACGACGTCGACGTGATGGCCGACGCCAACGACATCACCGAGCATCGCAAGTTCTTTGCCGAAGCCGTCGATCATCTCGAACAGCTCCAGGCTGCATCGGGCCGCAAGCTCCTCTGGGGCACCGCCAACCTGTTCAGCCACCCGCGCTTCGCCGCCGGTGGCGCGACCAACCCCGATCCGGAAGTGTTCGCGTTCGGCGCGATGCAGGTCCGCGATGCGCTCGAGGCGACGCATCGTCTCGGCGGCCAGAACTACGTGCTCTGGGGCGGTCGCGAGGGTTACGAGACGCTGCTCAACACCGACATGAAGCGCGAGCTCGACAATTTCGGCCGCTTCCTGAGCCTCGTCGTCGAGCACAAGCACAAGATCGGCTTCACCGGCACGATCCTGATCGAGCCGAAGCCATTCGAGCCGACCAAGCACCAGTACGACTTCGACACCGCGACGGTGTACGGCTTCCTCAAGCGCTATGGCCTGGAGAACGAGGTCAAGGTCAACATCGAGGCGAACCATGCGACGCTCGCCAGCCACACGTTCGAGCATGAGATCGCGACCGCTGCGGCGCTCGGCATCTTCGGTTCGATCGACGCCAACCGCGGCGATCCACAGAACGGCTGGGATACCGATCAATTCCCGAATTCGGTCGAGGAACTGACGCTCGCCAATCTCGAGATCATTCGCGCAGGCGGGTTCACCACCGGCGGCTTCAACTTCGACGCCAAGGTTCGGCGTCAGAGCATGGACCCGGCCGACCTGTTCTACGGTCATGTCGGCGCGATCGACGTCGTCGCGAAGGGCCTGCTCAACGCGGCCAAGCTGATCGAAGACGGCCGCATCGATGCGATCAAGACCAAGCGCTATGCTGGTTGGGACGGCGAATTCGGTGGCGCAATCGGCGGGCTCGACCTTGCCGGCATCGCCGACCTCGCGATCGAGCGCGGCATCGATCCGAAGCCGGTCTCGGGCCAGCAGGAGCGGATCGAGAACCTCATCAACCGCGTCCTCTAA
- the xylB gene encoding xylulokinase — protein sequence MFLGIDIGTSGVKAVVLDEHGSVVGQGTAALTVQRPHPLWSEQDPDAWWKATIAAVQAIDPSVRRSVRGVGLAGQMHGATLLDADDRPLRPAILWNDGRCFAECEALERAVPDLRKISGNIAMPGFTAPKLLWVREHEPEVFAKIATVLLPKDYVRLLMTGDKASDLSDSAGTLWLDVGGRCWSDEILAACGLTQAQMPALFEGSAITGTLTAEVAELWGVPQVPVAAGGSDNAAGAVGVGVVKDGDALLSLGTSGVIFVATNDFRPNPARAVHAFCHALPGMWHQMSVHLSAASCIDWVARITGAAGAADLFARAEAAGPASGPEIFLPYLSGERTPHNDAEVRGAFLRLDNDTDARRLSQAVLEGVAFALADGLDVLREAGTTVERLAVIGGGARSRYWGQVIAAAMEVELVYLQGGEVGPALGAARLAQLGVDGGDPADICVAPPVSHTIVPDPALVSALAEKKAAFRQAYSRITPKS from the coding sequence ATGTTCCTGGGAATCGATATCGGCACCTCGGGTGTCAAGGCCGTGGTGCTCGACGAGCATGGCAGCGTGGTGGGCCAAGGCACCGCCGCGCTGACCGTGCAGCGGCCGCATCCGCTCTGGTCCGAACAGGATCCCGATGCGTGGTGGAAGGCGACGATCGCCGCCGTCCAGGCGATCGACCCAAGCGTCCGCCGCTCCGTGCGCGGCGTCGGGCTCGCCGGTCAGATGCACGGCGCGACGTTGCTCGACGCCGACGACCGTCCGCTGCGCCCCGCGATCCTGTGGAACGACGGCCGCTGCTTTGCCGAATGCGAGGCACTGGAGCGCGCCGTCCCCGACCTGCGTAAGATCTCGGGCAACATCGCGATGCCCGGCTTCACCGCACCGAAACTGCTCTGGGTGCGCGAGCATGAGCCGGAGGTTTTCGCGAAGATCGCCACGGTGCTGCTGCCCAAGGACTATGTGCGGCTGCTGATGACCGGCGACAAGGCGTCCGACCTGTCGGACAGCGCCGGCACGCTGTGGCTCGACGTAGGCGGCCGCTGCTGGAGCGACGAGATCCTCGCCGCCTGCGGACTGACGCAGGCACAGATGCCGGCCCTGTTCGAAGGGTCGGCGATCACCGGCACGCTCACGGCCGAGGTCGCCGAACTTTGGGGCGTGCCGCAGGTTCCGGTCGCGGCAGGCGGCAGCGACAATGCGGCGGGTGCCGTCGGCGTCGGCGTCGTTAAGGACGGCGATGCGCTGCTGTCGCTCGGCACGTCGGGCGTCATCTTCGTTGCCACCAACGACTTCCGCCCCAACCCCGCGCGCGCGGTCCACGCCTTCTGTCACGCGCTTCCCGGCATGTGGCACCAGATGTCGGTCCACCTTTCGGCCGCATCGTGCATCGACTGGGTCGCGCGGATCACCGGAGCCGCCGGTGCCGCCGACCTGTTCGCGCGTGCCGAGGCTGCCGGTCCCGCCAGTGGCCCCGAGATTTTCCTCCCCTATCTCTCGGGCGAACGCACGCCGCACAACGATGCGGAGGTTCGCGGCGCGTTCCTGCGCCTCGACAACGACACCGACGCCCGCCGCCTCTCGCAGGCGGTGCTGGAGGGCGTAGCATTCGCGCTCGCCGACGGTCTCGACGTGTTGCGTGAGGCCGGTACGACGGTCGAACGCCTCGCGGTGATCGGCGGCGGTGCCCGCTCGCGCTATTGGGGCCAGGTGATCGCCGCCGCGATGGAGGTCGAACTCGTCTACCTTCAGGGCGGCGAAGTCGGCCCCGCGCTCGGTGCCGCCCGCCTTGCCCAGCTCGGCGTCGACGGCGGCGACCCCGCCGACATCTGCGTCGCGCCTCCCGTCTCGCACACCATCGTCCCCGACCCTGCCCTCGTCTCGGCGCTCGCCGAAAAGAAGGCCGCGTTCCGCCAAGCCTATTCCCGCATCACCCCCAAATCGTAG